One genomic region from Kwoniella shivajii chromosome 6, complete sequence encodes:
- a CDS encoding nicotinate phosphoribosyltransferase yields the protein MSSILKRPAEEVEIPFSILDTDLYKLTMQNAVLHHFYDSQVVIKFTNRAPHMLFNKECFDWVVKHVNRLSELQLQREERISLQNAYPWFNDKYLDYLQNMKLDPKNQVKLTFHPKPRLDDNSGDNDNEEYGEIECIIKGPWRDTILYEVPIMSILSEGYFKFVDTDWDYNGQFELAKRKASDLLSPPKPTNPLVFSEFGTRRRRSFFTQDTIIRGLIAGFDEYKSNGGQGGLLAGTSNVYLALKYGLKPAGTIAHEWIMAIGATYGYQGANGRAMDMWEQVYPPGPDGAPLTMLTDTYTAQAFFVDFISSPERALRWSTLRQDSGDPFAFVQSAKEAWKVIEDKSGIKREDGVVAKGRRVIFSDGLDIQKAIELQKGCDEIGMSASFGIGTFLTNDFKKASNPTETSKPLNIVIKLNQIDGKNCVKLSDDKGKFTGDVEEVKRAQEELHLPRDHEEKRRG from the exons ATGTCCAGTATACTGAAGCGTCCAGCCGAAGAGGTAGAAATACCATTCTCCATCCTCGATACTGATTTATACAAG TTGACAATGCAAAATGCTGTTTTACACCATTTCTATGATTCTCAAGTAGTGATCAAGTTCACCAATCGTGCGCCTCACATGTTATTCAACAAGGAATGTTTTGATTGGGTAGTGAAACATGTCAACA GACTAAGTGAACTCCAATTACAACGTGAAGAAAGAATTTCACTCCAAAATGCATATCCATGGTTCAACGATAAATATCTTGATTATTTACAAAATATGAAGTTGGATCCTAAGAATCAAGTCAAGTTGACTTTTCATCCTAAACCTCGTCTCGATGACAATTCTGGAGATAACGATAATGAAGAATATGGTGAAATCGAATGTATAATCAAAGGTCCTTGGAGAGATACTATCTTATATGAAGTACCTATTATGTCAATAT TGAGTGAAGGATATTTCAAATTCGTAGATACAGATTGGGATTATAATGGTCAATTCG AACTCGCGAAACGAAAAGCATCGGACCTTCTTTCACCCCCAAAACCAACGAACCCACTTGTATTTTCAGAATTCGGTACCAGACGTAGAAGAAGTTTCTTTACGCAGGATACCATCATCAGAGGATTGATAGCCGGATTCGACGAATATAAATCGAATGGTGGACAAGGTGGTCTGCTAGCTGGTACTAGCAAT GTGTACTTGGCATTGAAGTATGGATTGAAACCTGCAGGTACAATTGCTCATGAATGGATCATGGCTATTGGAGCTACGtatggatatcaaggagCGAACGGAAGAGCTATGGACATGTGGGAGCAAG TGTATCCACCTGGACCCGATGGAGCTCCATTGACGATGTTAACAGATACATATACGGCTCAAGCTTTCTTTGTagatttcatttcatctccAGAAAGAGCATTACGCTGGTCAACGTTGAGACAAGATTCAGGTGATCCTTTCGCTTTTGTCCAATCGGCCAAAGAAGCTTGGAAAGTTATAGAAGACAAATCTGGTATAAAGAGGGAAGATGGAGTAGTGGCTAAAGGTAGAAGAGTCATTTTTAGCGATGGATTAGATATCCAAAAAGCTATTGAATTACAAAAAGGTTGTGATGAAATTGGGATGTCGG CTTCGTTCGGTATCGGAACTTTCCTCACTAACGATTTCAAGAAAGCTTCCAACCCTACAGAGACTTCTAAACCACTCAATATAgtgatcaagctcaatcagATAGATGGGAAGAACTGTGTAAAGCTCTCGGACGATAAGGGGAAA TTCACTGGCGACGTGGAGGAAGTTAAGAGGGCTCAAGAGGAATTACATTTACCGCGTGATcatgaggagaagaggagaggatgA